One Chitinophagales bacterium DNA segment encodes these proteins:
- the pfkA gene encoding 6-phosphofructokinase — translation MKSNIKSIGVFTSGGDAPGMNAAIRAVVRTAVYNGIKVYGIMRGYEGFIDGEIFEMQSRSVSNIIHRGGTILKTARSKRFMTEEGMVAANESIRKFGIDAIVALGGDGTFRGALEFNNHYDVPFIGLPCTIDNDLYGTDNTIGYDTAINTAMEAIDKIRDTADSHNRLFFVEVMGRDAGFIAMRSGIATGAEAILIPESPLSIDQLIAKLERGWQRKKSSGIVVVAEGEEEGGAFEVARKVKAKFNQYDTRVSVIGHMQRGGNPTCQDRVLASRLGLSAVEALLEGKKNLMVGVMHHSVTFTPFTKATKHNLEISPFLMKLATVLSI, via the coding sequence TAACGGGATAAAAGTTTATGGTATCATGCGCGGCTATGAAGGATTTATTGACGGAGAAATTTTTGAAATGCAATCCCGGTCAGTCAGTAATATCATACACCGAGGAGGAACCATCCTGAAGACCGCCCGCAGTAAGCGCTTCATGACGGAGGAAGGAATGGTAGCTGCCAATGAAAGTATACGGAAGTTTGGTATTGATGCCATCGTTGCACTCGGTGGTGACGGAACATTCCGCGGTGCACTGGAATTTAATAATCATTACGATGTTCCCTTTATCGGATTGCCTTGTACCATCGACAACGATCTCTATGGAACGGATAACACCATTGGATATGACACCGCCATCAATACAGCAATGGAGGCGATTGATAAGATACGCGACACAGCCGATTCCCATAACCGTTTGTTCTTTGTAGAGGTAATGGGTCGCGATGCCGGATTTATTGCCATGCGCAGTGGCATAGCGACAGGCGCTGAAGCAATACTGATTCCGGAAAGCCCGCTTTCCATTGATCAACTCATTGCTAAACTGGAACGTGGCTGGCAACGCAAGAAATCATCCGGTATAGTGGTGGTCGCTGAAGGAGAAGAAGAAGGCGGTGCTTTTGAAGTGGCAAGAAAAGTAAAAGCGAAGTTTAACCAATATGACACAAGAGTCTCCGTGATTGGTCACATGCAACGCGGCGGCAACCCAACCTGCCAGGATAGAGTACTGGCCAGCAGACTTGGTCTTTCAGCCGTGGAAGCATTGCTGGAAGGAAAGAAAAATTTAATGGTTGGTGTCATGCATCACAGCGTCACCTTCACGCCGTTTACCAAAGCTACCAAACACAATCTGGAGATCAGTCCCTTTCTGATGAAACTCGCAACAGTATTGTCAATCTGA
- a CDS encoding arginine decarboxylase — MTNTYKDLVRQTFDFPQEGFEVIENELYFNGVPVMEVIQKYGTPLKLIYLPKISSQINKAKSLFKKAFKEHKYGGKYYYCYCTKSSHFKHILEEVLKNDVHIETSYAYDINIIRKLYEKKLFDKNKFIICNGFKTRTYTTKIAALINDGFTNVIPILDNKSEIEAYQRTVKGTCNIGIRIAAEEEPTFEFYTSRLGIRWRDILEFYVQKIHNNKKFNLKMLHFFINTGIRDNAYYWSELNKALNVYCQLRKICPTLDSINIGGGFPIKNSLGFDYDYEYMIREIVLQIKTACKKNKIPVPNIFTEFGSFTVGECGANLYKVIAQKQQNDSELWYMVDSSFITTLPDTWGIGQRFLMLPINKWEKDYQKVNLGGLTCDSQDYYNSEVHINQVFLPKNSNGEPLYIGFFHTGAYQDQLSGYGGIKHCLIPSPKVVLISKDKKGNLTDRLFAKQQTSASMLKILGYK, encoded by the coding sequence ATGACCAACACCTATAAGGATCTCGTCCGCCAGACATTTGATTTCCCACAAGAAGGTTTTGAAGTAATAGAGAATGAGCTGTACTTTAACGGCGTGCCGGTGATGGAAGTCATTCAGAAATATGGCACACCCTTGAAGCTGATTTATCTCCCCAAGATCAGTTCACAGATCAACAAAGCCAAATCACTTTTCAAAAAAGCTTTTAAGGAACACAAATACGGCGGCAAATATTACTATTGTTACTGTACCAAGAGTTCACACTTCAAGCATATACTCGAAGAAGTGCTGAAGAATGATGTGCATATAGAAACATCTTATGCATACGACATCAATATTATCCGTAAGCTGTATGAGAAGAAACTGTTTGACAAAAACAAATTTATCATCTGTAACGGTTTCAAGACCCGCACTTACACCACCAAAATTGCCGCGCTGATCAATGACGGTTTCACCAACGTGATTCCCATACTGGATAATAAATCAGAGATAGAAGCTTATCAGCGCACGGTGAAAGGTACGTGTAACATCGGGATACGGATCGCGGCAGAGGAAGAACCGACCTTTGAATTTTATACTTCACGGCTGGGCATACGCTGGCGCGACATTCTTGAATTTTATGTGCAGAAGATTCATAACAACAAGAAGTTTAACCTGAAGATGCTGCACTTCTTCATCAATACCGGCATTCGCGACAATGCGTATTACTGGAGTGAGCTGAATAAAGCGTTGAATGTTTATTGTCAGCTTCGGAAAATATGCCCGACGCTCGACTCCATCAACATTGGCGGAGGTTTCCCGATTAAGAATTCGCTGGGCTTCGACTATGACTATGAATATATGATCCGCGAAATAGTGCTGCAGATCAAGACGGCCTGCAAAAAGAACAAGATACCCGTTCCGAACATATTTACCGAGTTCGGGAGTTTTACGGTAGGAGAGTGTGGCGCTAATCTTTATAAGGTAATCGCACAGAAGCAACAGAATGACTCCGAGTTATGGTATATGGTAGACAGTTCATTTATCACCACGTTGCCCGACACCTGGGGCATTGGTCAGCGTTTCCTGATGCTGCCGATCAACAAATGGGAAAAGGATTACCAGAAAGTTAACCTTGGCGGACTCACCTGCGACAGCCAGGATTATTACAATTCAGAAGTGCACATCAACCAGGTATTTCTACCCAAAAACAGCAATGGAGAACCGCTCTATATCGGCTTCTTTCATACCGGCGCATACCAGGATCAGCTTTCAGGATATGGCGGCATCAAGCACTGCCTGATTCCATCTCCAAAGGTGGTTTTAATTTCCAAGGATAAAAAGGGAAACCTCACCGACCGATTGTTCGCCAAGCAGCAGACTTCGGCGAGCATGCTGAAGATCCTCGGATATAAGTAG
- a CDS encoding methylated-DNA--[protein]-cysteine S-methyltransferase, with product MIYTACYPSPLGNLLLQADDAAVMKVHFMEETESVASATSPVLSRCMLELDEYFKGKRKVFSIPVNPNGTAFQQKVWTQLMTIPFSKTISYAELALQLGNKRVIRAAGTANGRNPVAIIIPCHRVIGSDGSLTGYGGGLWRKKWLLDFERKQRQGELFD from the coding sequence ATGATTTATACGGCCTGTTATCCTTCACCACTGGGAAACTTATTGCTGCAGGCAGATGATGCTGCTGTGATGAAAGTACATTTTATGGAAGAGACGGAAAGCGTTGCATCGGCCACTTCACCGGTTTTGAGCAGATGTATGCTGGAACTGGATGAATATTTTAAAGGAAAGCGCAAGGTGTTTTCCATTCCTGTCAATCCAAACGGCACAGCCTTTCAGCAAAAGGTGTGGACGCAACTGATGACCATTCCTTTTTCAAAAACTATCTCGTATGCGGAACTGGCGTTGCAACTGGGCAACAAAAGAGTAATACGGGCAGCAGGTACGGCGAATGGAAGAAATCCGGTTGCAATCATTATTCCCTGCCACAGGGTAATTGGAAGCGATGGCTCACTGACCGGTTATGGAGGCGGATTGTGGCGGAAGAAATGGTTGCTTGATTTTGAAAGGAAACAACGGCAGGGTGAGTTATTCGACTGA
- a CDS encoding 2,3,4,5-tetrahydropyridine-2,6-dicarboxylate N-succinyltransferase — MNELKALIEETWNNRALLQDEQVKKSVAEVIQLLDQGKIRVAEKTGTEWVTNEWIKKAILLYFAVSPMEEMVAGPMVFYDKIPLKKNYKELGVRAVPHGIARYGSFLGKNVILLPSYVNIGAYVDDGTLVDTWATVGSCAQIGKNVHLSGGVGIGGVLEPVQANPVIIEDNCFVGSRCIVVEGVIVEQEAVLGANVVLTASTKIIDVTGAQPVEYKGRIPARSVVIPGSFTKHFPAGEYNVSAALIIGRRKASTDLKTSLNHALRDFNVSV, encoded by the coding sequence ATGAACGAGCTCAAAGCTTTGATCGAAGAAACCTGGAACAACCGTGCATTGCTGCAGGATGAACAGGTAAAGAAATCCGTGGCGGAAGTTATTCAATTGCTTGACCAGGGGAAGATCCGGGTAGCAGAGAAAACAGGTACTGAATGGGTCACCAATGAATGGATTAAAAAAGCCATCCTCCTGTATTTTGCAGTGAGCCCGATGGAAGAGATGGTGGCCGGCCCTATGGTGTTCTACGATAAGATCCCATTGAAAAAAAACTATAAGGAGCTTGGTGTACGTGCAGTGCCGCATGGCATCGCACGGTACGGTTCTTTCCTTGGCAAAAATGTGATCCTGCTTCCTTCCTATGTAAATATCGGTGCGTATGTGGATGATGGTACTTTAGTTGATACATGGGCTACCGTTGGATCCTGCGCGCAAATCGGGAAAAATGTGCACCTGAGTGGTGGAGTTGGCATTGGTGGTGTGCTCGAACCTGTGCAGGCAAACCCGGTGATAATAGAAGATAATTGCTTCGTGGGATCAAGATGTATCGTGGTGGAAGGTGTGATTGTAGAACAGGAAGCAGTACTGGGTGCCAATGTGGTATTGACGGCCAGCACCAAAATTATTGATGTAACCGGCGCACAACCTGTAGAATATAAAGGCCGTATTCCTGCGAGAAGTGTGGTCATTCCCGGCAGCTTTACCAAGCATTTTCCTGCCGGTGAATACAATGTGAGTGCTGCACTGATCATCGGCCGGCGTAAAGCCAGCACTGATTTAAAGACGTCACTGAACCATGCATTGAGAGACTTCAATGTCTCCGTATGA
- the argS gene encoding arginine--tRNA ligase — translation MQSQLKEKTAQIIARLYGHHIVPEQVQINIPPKDFPFDFTVVAFSFARLSKKTPDQTASEIGEQLIAELPLLDRYEVVKGFLNLRLKDAYWLSVFNEQVSASGFGVLPSTGKKVMVEYCGPNTNKPLHLGHLRNIFIGHAMAAILKAAGNEVIKVNIYNDRGVHICKSMLAYQQYGNHETPESTGIKGDHLVGEYYVRFEQELRHQIKELIAQGLPEDTAKKQAPLNQAIAAMLLKWEQGDAEVRNLWQMLNQWVYQGFEETYRKIGNDFDKAYMESDTYLLGKRIVAEGLAKNVFFKKPDGSVWVDLTAEGLDEKVLLRADGTSVYITQDLGTADLRYEEYAPDVMVYTVANEQDYHFKVLKLVCSKLSRPYAEGIHHLSYGLVDLPSGRMKTREGTVVDADDLLDEMDATAAQKTLEVGKIEYFTAEQQRTLFHQLGIGALKFFILKVDPKKKMIFNPEESIDFHGFTGPFIQYAHARICSLLRKAAERSIAVEGTAIVNSFESIERQLIMLLADYPSIIRQAAAGFEPSTLANYLYHLAKEYNHFYASLQILNAENTDQRMFRLQLSGRTAAVIKSGMKLLGIDVPQQM, via the coding sequence ATGCAATCTCAGCTCAAAGAAAAAACTGCCCAAATTATAGCAAGGCTATATGGCCATCATATAGTGCCGGAACAGGTGCAGATCAATATTCCTCCTAAGGATTTCCCTTTTGATTTCACGGTCGTCGCTTTCTCCTTTGCCAGGTTATCCAAAAAAACACCCGATCAGACAGCTTCCGAAATAGGTGAACAGCTCATCGCTGAATTGCCGTTACTGGACCGATATGAGGTGGTGAAGGGATTTCTTAATCTACGTTTGAAGGATGCTTATTGGTTAAGCGTTTTCAACGAACAGGTCAGCGCAAGCGGGTTTGGTGTACTTCCTTCAACAGGAAAAAAAGTAATGGTGGAGTATTGCGGGCCTAATACCAATAAGCCGCTGCACCTTGGCCACCTGAGAAATATCTTCATCGGTCATGCCATGGCGGCTATTCTCAAAGCTGCCGGCAATGAGGTGATCAAGGTTAACATCTACAACGACCGTGGTGTACATATCTGCAAGTCCATGCTGGCCTACCAGCAATACGGTAATCATGAAACGCCTGAGAGTACAGGCATAAAAGGTGATCATCTTGTTGGCGAATACTATGTAAGATTCGAACAGGAATTGCGCCACCAGATAAAAGAACTTATTGCACAAGGGCTGCCGGAAGATACTGCAAAAAAGCAGGCACCACTCAACCAGGCGATAGCAGCCATGCTGCTGAAATGGGAACAAGGCGACGCTGAAGTCAGGAACCTCTGGCAAATGCTGAATCAATGGGTTTACCAGGGATTCGAAGAAACTTACCGGAAAATCGGCAATGACTTTGACAAGGCATATATGGAATCCGATACGTATCTGTTAGGCAAGCGAATTGTAGCGGAAGGACTGGCCAAAAATGTATTCTTCAAAAAACCTGATGGTTCGGTATGGGTTGATCTGACTGCGGAAGGGCTGGATGAGAAAGTGCTGCTGCGGGCAGATGGCACATCCGTGTATATTACACAGGATCTCGGCACGGCTGATCTCCGGTATGAAGAATACGCACCTGATGTTATGGTTTATACCGTTGCGAATGAACAGGATTACCATTTCAAGGTGTTAAAACTTGTATGCTCGAAACTCAGCCGGCCTTATGCCGAAGGCATTCATCACCTGTCATACGGACTCGTTGATCTGCCCAGCGGCAGAATGAAAACACGGGAAGGTACTGTGGTAGATGCTGATGACCTGCTCGATGAAATGGATGCTACGGCTGCACAAAAAACACTGGAAGTTGGAAAGATTGAATATTTCACGGCAGAACAGCAACGCACTCTTTTTCATCAGTTGGGGATTGGCGCTCTCAAGTTCTTCATCCTGAAAGTGGACCCGAAAAAGAAAATGATTTTCAATCCGGAAGAATCGATCGACTTCCATGGTTTTACCGGTCCGTTTATTCAATATGCACATGCCAGGATTTGTTCCCTTCTCAGGAAAGCTGCGGAAAGAAGCATAGCTGTGGAAGGAACAGCGATAGTGAACTCATTCGAAAGTATTGAACGGCAGCTCATCATGCTGTTAGCTGATTATCCATCCATCATCCGGCAAGCTGCAGCGGGATTTGAACCCTCCACACTGGCCAATTACCTTTATCACCTGGCAAAGGAGTATAATCACTTCTATGCATCACTGCAGATTTTGAATGCTGAGAATACTGATCAGCGCATGTTCCGGCTTCAACTGTCAGGCCGCACTGCTGCAGTTATTAAGAGCGGAATGAAACTGCTGGGTATTGATGTGCCGCAACAGATGTAG
- a CDS encoding arginase, with protein MKSIKIIAVKSEIGAGTRGASLGFDAIKIAALDFGSTFFKQFPELEIADENSMLLEPARSPHARRGKGVLAVCQRVSAAVEKTLKEDQFPIVIAGDHSSAAGTIAGVKAAYPDARIGVIWIDAHADLHSPYTTPSGNMHGMPLAMSLAEDNISQGSNTPDESTREFWEECKNMNGMAPKLRYENLVFVAVRDTEPQEDYLIRQNKVKMFSTDEINNLGIDKIAREILTAVEPCDYIYVSFDVDSMDPTISRGTGTPAPNGITEKQAASLLQRLMQSPKVCCFEITEINPTLDKENLMAENAFEILLKVTNQLLYD; from the coding sequence ATGAAAAGCATTAAAATTATCGCGGTCAAATCAGAAATCGGTGCGGGAACACGCGGTGCAAGCCTGGGATTTGATGCCATAAAAATTGCAGCGCTTGATTTTGGCAGTACTTTTTTTAAGCAGTTTCCCGAACTGGAAATTGCTGATGAAAACAGCATGCTGCTGGAACCTGCCCGCTCTCCGCATGCCCGGCGAGGTAAAGGTGTGCTCGCTGTATGCCAAAGGGTGAGTGCGGCAGTGGAGAAGACGTTGAAAGAAGATCAATTCCCCATAGTCATTGCCGGAGATCATTCCTCGGCAGCCGGTACTATAGCTGGCGTTAAGGCAGCGTATCCTGATGCCCGCATCGGTGTAATATGGATTGATGCACATGCAGATCTGCATTCACCTTACACTACCCCTTCGGGAAACATGCATGGCATGCCACTGGCAATGTCGCTGGCAGAGGATAATATTTCGCAGGGTTCTAACACACCGGATGAAAGCACCCGCGAATTCTGGGAAGAATGCAAAAACATGAACGGGATGGCCCCTAAGCTCCGCTATGAGAATCTTGTTTTTGTTGCCGTACGTGATACCGAACCGCAGGAAGACTATCTCATCCGCCAAAACAAAGTGAAGATGTTTTCAACCGATGAAATCAATAACCTGGGCATCGATAAAATTGCACGCGAGATATTAACCGCCGTGGAACCGTGTGATTACATCTATGTGAGTTTTGATGTCGACAGCATGGACCCGACCATCTCACGCGGAACAGGTACACCTGCACCCAACGGCATTACGGAAAAACAAGCTGCTTCGTTGTTACAACGCCTCATGCAAAGTCCTAAAGTGTGTTGTTTTGAAATAACAGAAATCAACCCTACGCTCGACAAAGAAAACCTGATGGCGGAAAATGCTTTTGAGATTCTCCTGAAGGTAACCAACCAGTTGCTCTATGACTGA